GTAGCGCCGCACGGTGTCGCGGGCGCGCGCGGCGTCGCGGTACAACTCGGGATCGCCCATCAGACGGCTGAGGTCCTTCTGCTCCTGCTCGAGCGCCCCGATGCGTTCGAGCAGCGCGTCGACGTCGAGCGTCCCCGCCCGTGCGTGCGCGATCCGGCGGCGGGGCGCATCGTCCGCCCGGCGCACCGGCGCCGTGGAAACCGGCGGAGGCTCCGGGGCCGGCTTAGCCGCCACCTGGGCCGCCGGGCCGCCGGTGAGCGCTTCGCGGTACGCGTGGTACGGACCCGCGACGTCCCGCACGCTGCCGGCGTCGACGATCAACAGCCGCCGCGCGACGTGGTCCAGCAGATACCGGTCGTGCGAGGCGAGCAGCATCGCGCCTTCGAACGCCCCGAGCGCCTGCTCCAGCGCTTCAAGCGAAGGCAGGTCGAAGTGCGTCGTGGGCTCGTCGAGCAGCAGCAGGTCGGGCCGGTCGAGCACGAGCCGGGCCAGCGCGACGCGCCGCCGCTCCCCGCCGCTCAGATCGCCGATGCGCTTGTAGACGGTATCGCCAGAGAAGAGAAAGCGGCCGAGCACGCGGCGCACCTGCTCCGGAGACAGCGCGCGGTCGCCGAGCACCGCGTCGAGCACGGCTTGGTCGAGAGGGAGCGTCTCCTCGGCGTGCTGCGCGAAATACCCGACCCGCACGCCCGGGCCGAGTTCGGCGAGGCCGCCGCTCGGCGGCTCGAGCCCCGCGATGATCCTAAGCAAGGTCGTCTTGCCGGCGCCGTTGGGGCCGATCACGCCGACCTTTTCGCCGCGCCGGATCTCGAGCGACACGCCGGACAGGACCATGCTCTCCCCGTAGCGCTTGCCGAGATTCCGAAGACGCACAACGACCTGCGGACCGCGACGCGGCGCCTCCAGCCGGAACGCGGGCCCCCGCGCGCTGCGGGGCGCTTCGAGCCGCACCATCTTTTCGAGCCGCTTCTCGCGCGACTTGGCCTGGCGGCTCTTCTGGCCCGCGCGGTTGCGGCGGATGTACTCTTCGAGGGCCGCGATCTCTTCGCGCTGCCGCTCGAACAGCGCTTGCTGCCGGATCCGGCGCGCCTCGCGCTCGGCGACGTAGGCGGTGTAGGCGCCCGGATAGTCCTCGACGCGCCCGGCGTCGAGCTCGAACGTGTGGCTCGTGACCGCGTCGAGCAGATAGCGGTCGTGGCTCACGACCAGCACCCCGCCGCGGAAGCTCTGCAGAAACCCCTGCAGCCATTCGAGCGCGTCGAGGTCGAGATGGTTCGTCGGCTCGTCGAGGAGCAGGAGGTCGGGCGCGGTCAGCAGGAGGCGCGCCAGCGCGCCGCGCGCGCGCTGGCCCCCGCTCATCGACGCCAGCGGACGCGCCCACTGCTCTTCCTGAAAGCCCAGGCCTGCGAGGGTACGGCGGATCTCCGCCTCGTACGTGAAGCCTCCGGCGCGCTCAAAGGTCTCGCGCAGGCGGCCGTATTCCTCGAGCGCAGCCGCCAGTTGGGCCTCGTCGCCGTGTACCTCGGGCAGCGCGAGACGGTGCTCGGCCTCCCGCAGCCGGCGCTCGGCGCCGCGCGCGGCCGCAAACGCGGAAGCGGCTTCTTCCCACAGTGTGCGGCTCTCATCGACCACCGGCAGTTGCGGCAGATACCCCGCCGTGGCGCCCGGCGCAAACACGACCTGGCCGTCGTCCGCGCTCTCGAGGCCGGCGACGATGCGGAGCAGCGTAGTCTTCCCGGCGCCGTTGCGGCCGACGAGCCCGGCCTTTTGCCCCGGCTCGAGGGTGCACGACGCCGCGGCGAGCACGGACACGCCCGCGTACGATTTCGTCAGATTGACAGCGCTGACCAGCGGCATCCCTGCGCCTCGCAGAAGCGGTCTTACGGCCGGTGCTCCCGGCCCCACTCCAGTTTTCCGTCGTGTAAGAGCTCGACCGTGTGGCGGAGCACCGGGAGAATGACGTCCATCCACTCCCGGACCGCCTTCGGGCTGCCGGGCAGGTTGACGATCAGCGTCCGCCCGCGGATCCCGGCGACGGCGCGCGACAGCATCGCCAGCGGCGTGCGCGAGGCCGTCGCGATCCGGGCGGCCTCGGGAATACCGGGCATCTGCCGCTCCACCACCCGCAGGGTGGCCTCCGGCGTCACGTCACGCGGTGCCGCCCCGCTCCCGCCCGTCGTGAGCACCAGGTCCACGCCGAGCCGGTCGGCCATCTCGGTCAGCGAGGCGGCGATCGTCTCGAGGTGGTCTGGGACGACGACGCGGGCGAGCACTTCCGCACCCTCGGCCCGCAGCGTCTCCGCGAGGTAGTTTCCGCTGCCGTCTTCGCCCCGCCCCTTGCTCACCGAGTCGCTCGCGGTGAGAATGCCGCAGCGGATCCCGCGCAGCCGGCCCTCCGCGCTCACGAGCCGCGCGGCGGCTGCGCGCCGTTCCATTGGTACGTGCCGGACTTGCCGCCGGACTTGCGCACCAGCCGGACGCCCTCGATCGCGGCGCCCCGCTCGACCGCCTTGATCATGTCGTATACGGTGAGCGCCGCCGTCGCGACCGCGACGAGCGCTTCCATCTCGGCACCGGTCCGCCCGCGCGTCCGCACCCGCGCCTCGATGAGCACCCGACCGCGCGCCGGGTCGGGCTCGAGCGTGACGTCCACGCCGGTGAGCGGGATGGGGTGGCAAAGCGGGATCAGCTCCCACGTCCGCTTCGCCGCCGCGATCCCGGCGATCTGTGCGACTGTAAGCACGTCGCCCTTGCGGCCCTCGCCGCGCATGATCGAGCGCAGCGCCGGCGCGCGCATCACCACCTCGCCGCGCGCCACCGCTTCACGGACGGTTTCCGCCTTCGCGCCGACGTCCACCATGCGGGCGCCGCCGCGGCCGACGTGCGTGAGGCGCGTTCTCGGCCTCGCGGGAGCCGTCACGGCTCGAACAGTTCCACGTCGACGTCCGCGCCCTCGTCGAGCAGCCGCTGCCCGATGGGCACGACGACGACACCGTCGGCCCGCGTCATCGTCGTGATGATGCCGGACTTGCCGAGCACGGGCACCGCCCGCAGCTCGCCGTTCCGGCGCTCGAGGTACACTCGGACGTGGTCCTCCCGGACGCCGGCGGCGGGAATGGGCCGGGCCAGCCTCGCCCGCACCACCCGGCCGTAGGGCCGGCCGTCGCCGCGGCCGGCCAGGCCGCGCAGCACGTCGCGCACAAAAACGTCGAAGATCACCATACCGCTCACGGGGTGTCCGGGAAGGCCGATCATCGGCGTCCCGTCGACCAGGGCGAGGATCGTCGGCTTCCCCGGCTTGATGCTGACCCCGTG
Above is a genomic segment from bacterium containing:
- the moaC gene encoding cyclic pyranopterin monophosphate synthase MoaC, whose translation is MTAPARPRTRLTHVGRGGARMVDVGAKAETVREAVARGEVVMRAPALRSIMRGEGRKGDVLTVAQIAGIAAAKRTWELIPLCHPIPLTGVDVTLEPDPARGRVLIEARVRTRGRTGAEMEALVAVATAALTVYDMIKAVERGAAIEGVRLVRKSGGKSGTYQWNGAQPPRGS
- a CDS encoding MogA/MoaB family molybdenum cofactor biosynthesis protein; translation: MERRAAAARLVSAEGRLRGIRCGILTASDSVSKGRGEDGSGNYLAETLRAEGAEVLARVVVPDHLETIAASLTEMADRLGVDLVLTTGGSGAAPRDVTPEATLRVVERQMPGIPEAARIATASRTPLAMLSRAVAGIRGRTLIVNLPGSPKAVREWMDVILPVLRHTVELLHDGKLEWGREHRP
- a CDS encoding ABC-F family ATP-binding cassette domain-containing protein → MPLVSAVNLTKSYAGVSVLAAASCTLEPGQKAGLVGRNGAGKTTLLRIVAGLESADDGQVVFAPGATAGYLPQLPVVDESRTLWEEAASAFAAARGAERRLREAEHRLALPEVHGDEAQLAAALEEYGRLRETFERAGGFTYEAEIRRTLAGLGFQEEQWARPLASMSGGQRARGALARLLLTAPDLLLLDEPTNHLDLDALEWLQGFLQSFRGGVLVVSHDRYLLDAVTSHTFELDAGRVEDYPGAYTAYVAEREARRIRQQALFERQREEIAALEEYIRRNRAGQKSRQAKSREKRLEKMVRLEAPRSARGPAFRLEAPRRGPQVVVRLRNLGKRYGESMVLSGVSLEIRRGEKVGVIGPNGAGKTTLLRIIAGLEPPSGGLAELGPGVRVGYFAQHAEETLPLDQAVLDAVLGDRALSPEQVRRVLGRFLFSGDTVYKRIGDLSGGERRRVALARLVLDRPDLLLLDEPTTHFDLPSLEALEQALGAFEGAMLLASHDRYLLDHVARRLLIVDAGSVRDVAGPYHAYREALTGGPAAQVAAKPAPEPPPVSTAPVRRADDAPRRRIAHARAGTLDVDALLERIGALEQEQKDLSRLMGDPELYRDAARARDTVRRYEEVNAELEALYARLSAAEQDAGG